The following nucleotide sequence is from Nitratidesulfovibrio termitidis HI1.
AAGGCAAGCTGCTGCTCGACCAGCTCGGCATGCCTTTCAAGAAGTAAGGAGAAACGGCTTTGTCTCGTACATCGCTTGAAGTGAAGGCGCAGCGCAAGCCCAAGTTCTCCGCCCGCGCCTACAACCGTTGTCCGGTCTGCGGCCGCCCGCGTGCCTACATGCGCAAGTTCGGTCTTTGCCGTATCTGCTTCCGCAACATGGCCCTGCGCGGCGAACTGCCCGGCGTTCGCAAGTCGAGCTGGTAAGTCACCAAGGAGTAAGGAATGCTGACTGATCCTATTGCTGATATGCTTACGCGTATCCGCAACGCACACTTGGCCCTGCACAAGGAAGTGAGTGTGCCGCGCTCGAAGATCAAGGAATCCATCGCCGCCATCCTGAAGCAGGAAGGTTACATCGAAGATGTGGCGACGGAAGAGGCCGAGATCAAGATCTCCCTCAAGTATTTCAAAGGCAAGCCGGTCATTTCCGGCCTGAAGCGGGTGAGCAAGCCCGGCCGCCGGGTGTATGTCGGTTCCACCGACATCCCCAAGGTCCAGAACGGCCTTGGCATCTGCATTCTGTCCACCTCCAGCGGTGTCCTTGCGGGCACGCAGGCCCGCGACCGCAAGGTCGGCGGCGAACTGCTCTGCGAAATCTGGTAGGGTACGGACATGTCGCGAATCGGTAAACTCCCCATCGCCATTCCTTCCGGCGTCGAAGTGAAGGTCGGGACCGAAGCCGTCGAGGTCAAGGGCCCGAAGGGCGTGCTTGTCACCCCCACCCACGCGGAACTGAACTACGCGGTTGAAGACGGCCATGTCGTCATCACC
It contains:
- a CDS encoding type Z 30S ribosomal protein S14 — encoded protein: MSRTSLEVKAQRKPKFSARAYNRCPVCGRPRAYMRKFGLCRICFRNMALRGELPGVRKSSW
- the rpsH gene encoding 30S ribosomal protein S8, giving the protein MLTDPIADMLTRIRNAHLALHKEVSVPRSKIKESIAAILKQEGYIEDVATEEAEIKISLKYFKGKPVISGLKRVSKPGRRVYVGSTDIPKVQNGLGICILSTSSGVLAGTQARDRKVGGELLCEIW